From the Pseudomonas putida genome, one window contains:
- a CDS encoding YceK/YidQ family lipoprotein — translation MMKKLWMGVALAMALSGCGTVRTVSDESKAVDDLAKWQTNCHTITRAYSGVAYQFCNLNGPQRSGSHWAPFPILMDMAASGIADTVILPYTGYQQYKRGNVAIRRLEY, via the coding sequence ATGATGAAAAAGCTATGGATGGGAGTGGCGCTGGCCATGGCCCTCAGTGGGTGTGGGACCGTGCGCACAGTGTCCGACGAGTCGAAAGCCGTGGACGACCTGGCGAAATGGCAGACCAACTGCCATACGATTACCCGGGCGTACAGCGGCGTCGCTTATCAGTTCTGCAACTTGAACGGTCCGCAACGAAGCGGGTCGCATTGGGCGCCGTTCCCTATTCTGATGGACATGGCAGCATCGGGCATTGCCGATACAGTTATCCTTCCCTACACCGGCTACCAGCAGTACAAGCGCGGCAATGTGGCTATTCGTAGGCTCGAGTACTGA
- a CDS encoding ABC-F family ATPase: MISTANITMQFGSKPLFENVSVKFNNGNRYGLIGANGCGKSTFMKILGGDLEPSGGQVMLEPNTRLGKLRQDQFAYEEFTVIDTVIMGHGQLWKVKAERDRIYSLPEMTEEDGMAVAELETEFAEMDGYTAESRAGELLLGLGIPLEQHFGPMSEVAPGWKLRVLLAQALFSDPDVLLLDEPTNHLDINTIRWLETILTARNSTMIIISHDRHFLNSVCTHMADLDYGELRLFPGNYDEYMTAATQSREQLLSDNAKKKAQIAELQTFVSRFSANASKAKQATSRAKQIDKIQLAEVKPSSRVSPFIRFEQTKKLHRQAVVVEKMAKAFDDKVLFKNFDITVEAGERVAIIGPNGIGKTTLLRTLVGEMTPDAGSVKWTDSAEVGYYAQDHAHDFEDDMTLFDWMGQWTSGEQVIRGTLGRMLFSNDEILKSVKVISGGEQGRMLFGKLILQKPNVLVMDEPTNHLDMESIEALNLALENYPGTLLFVSHDREFVSSLATRIIELSADGVVDFSGTYDDYLRSQGVVV, translated from the coding sequence TTGATCTCCACCGCCAACATCACCATGCAGTTCGGCTCCAAGCCGCTGTTCGAAAACGTTTCGGTCAAATTCAACAACGGCAACCGCTACGGCCTGATCGGTGCCAACGGTTGCGGCAAGTCGACCTTCATGAAGATCCTCGGCGGTGACCTGGAGCCGTCCGGCGGCCAGGTCATGCTCGAGCCGAACACCCGCCTGGGTAAACTGCGCCAGGACCAGTTCGCCTACGAAGAATTCACCGTGATCGACACCGTGATCATGGGTCACGGCCAGCTGTGGAAGGTCAAGGCCGAGCGCGACCGCATCTACTCGCTGCCGGAAATGACCGAGGAAGACGGCATGGCCGTCGCCGAGCTGGAAACCGAGTTCGCCGAAATGGACGGCTACACCGCCGAATCCCGTGCCGGTGAGCTGCTGCTGGGGCTGGGTATTCCGCTGGAGCAGCACTTTGGCCCGATGAGCGAAGTGGCGCCAGGCTGGAAGCTGCGTGTGCTGCTGGCCCAGGCGCTGTTCTCGGACCCGGACGTGCTGCTGCTCGACGAACCGACCAACCACCTGGACATCAACACCATCCGCTGGCTGGAAACCATCCTCACGGCGCGTAACAGCACCATGATCATCATTTCCCACGACCGGCACTTCCTCAACAGCGTGTGCACGCACATGGCCGACCTGGACTACGGTGAGCTGCGCCTGTTCCCGGGCAACTACGACGAGTACATGACCGCGGCCACCCAGTCGCGCGAGCAACTGCTGTCGGACAACGCCAAGAAAAAAGCCCAGATCGCCGAACTGCAGACCTTCGTCAGCCGCTTCTCGGCCAACGCCTCCAAGGCCAAGCAGGCGACTTCGCGTGCCAAGCAGATCGACAAGATCCAGCTGGCCGAGGTCAAGCCTTCGAGCCGTGTCAGCCCGTTCATTCGCTTCGAACAGACCAAGAAACTGCACCGCCAGGCAGTGGTCGTCGAGAAGATGGCGAAAGCCTTCGATGACAAGGTGCTATTCAAGAATTTCGACATCACCGTCGAAGCCGGCGAGCGCGTAGCGATCATCGGCCCCAACGGTATCGGCAAGACCACCCTGCTGCGTACCCTGGTCGGCGAGATGACCCCGGATGCCGGCTCCGTGAAGTGGACCGACAGCGCCGAAGTGGGCTACTACGCCCAGGACCACGCCCACGACTTCGAAGACGACATGACCCTGTTCGACTGGATGGGCCAGTGGACCAGCGGCGAGCAGGTGATCCGCGGCACCCTGGGGCGCATGCTGTTCTCCAACGACGAGATCCTCAAGTCAGTGAAGGTGATTTCCGGTGGTGAGCAAGGCCGCATGCTGTTCGGCAAGCTGATCCTGCAGAAGCCGAACGTGCTGGTGATGGACGAGCCGACCAACCACCTGGACATGGAATCGATCGAGGCGCTGAACCTGGCGCTGGAAAACTACCCGGGCACCCTGCTGTTCGTCAGCCATGACCGCGAGTTCGTGTCGTCGCTGGCGACCCGTATCATCGAGCTGAGCGCTGATGGTGTGGTGGACTTCAGCGGAACCTATGACGATTACCTGCGTAGCCAGGGCGTCGTGGTCTGA
- a CDS encoding helix-turn-helix transcriptional regulator, translating into MSKDRLKSPDWYAQMARVVDAQGSPGFVEALFAALKLIAPCQAITVFLYPRKGLPSALFEKDEEGPWLPEGNIQKYLEGYYLLCPFYRACMDGIAPGCYRLSDVAPDHFKRSEYYLAFYQHAHLEDELNFIVPLDEHLTIAVALASTRRLDRQQVNDLKCVAPWVVATVRRQWSHLDVDALGGRFESALGRQINAALNNFGSSLLTERECRIAQYLLRGHSTRSLAERLGISEDTVKTHRKNLYTKLDIAKQSELFSLFIDSLAQAQEGLSKDPLESYLRRR; encoded by the coding sequence ATGAGCAAAGACCGGCTGAAATCGCCCGACTGGTACGCGCAGATGGCCCGTGTCGTCGACGCCCAGGGTTCGCCGGGCTTTGTCGAGGCGCTGTTCGCCGCCCTCAAGCTGATTGCCCCGTGCCAGGCCATTACCGTGTTCCTCTACCCGCGCAAGGGGTTGCCGTCGGCGCTGTTCGAAAAGGACGAGGAAGGCCCGTGGCTGCCGGAAGGCAACATCCAGAAGTACCTCGAAGGCTACTACCTGCTGTGCCCGTTCTACCGGGCCTGCATGGACGGCATCGCCCCGGGTTGCTATCGCCTCAGCGACGTCGCCCCCGATCACTTCAAGCGCAGTGAGTACTACCTGGCGTTCTATCAGCACGCCCACCTGGAAGACGAACTCAACTTCATCGTGCCGCTCGACGAGCACCTGACCATAGCCGTGGCCCTGGCCAGTACTCGCCGCCTGGACCGCCAGCAGGTCAATGACCTCAAGTGCGTGGCGCCGTGGGTGGTGGCCACGGTGCGGCGGCAGTGGAGCCACCTGGATGTCGATGCCCTCGGGGGGCGTTTCGAGAGTGCCCTGGGCCGGCAGATCAACGCCGCGCTGAACAACTTCGGCTCCTCCTTGCTCACCGAGCGCGAGTGCCGCATCGCCCAGTACCTGCTGCGCGGCCACTCGACCCGTTCCCTGGCCGAGCGCCTGGGCATCAGCGAGGACACGGTCAAGACCCATCGCAAGAACCTCTACACCAAGCTCGACATCGCCAAGCAGTCCGAGCTGTTTTCGCTGTTCATCGACTCGCTGGCCCAGGCCCAGGAAGGCCTGAGCAAGGACCCGCTGGAAAGCTACCTGCGAAGGCGCTGA
- a CDS encoding MFS transporter: protein MTAQQPAPTSSTFSITLQILSIVFYTFIAFLCIGLPIAVLPSYVHDQLGFGAVIAGVTIGLQYLSTLLSRPFAGRVADTLGGKKAIGYGLLGIAGCGVLTLLSAWSLQAPLLSLALLLGGRVLLGLAQGLIGVATLSWGISQVGPEHTARVISWNGIASYGAIAIGAPVGVLAVAGLDFSVLGPALLVLALVALLVLRKRPDVVVTRGERLPFWSAFGRVAPCGLGLTLASIGYGTLTTFVTLYYLERGWVGAAWCLSAFGLCFIISRLLFVNAVNRFGGYNVAMACMATEVLGLSLLWLAPSPPWALVGAGLTGFGLSLVYPALGVEAIKQVPSSSRGAGLGAYAVFFDMALAIAGPVMGAVAVHLGYASIFCVAALLALAGVGLTLLLARRGRRG from the coding sequence ATGACTGCGCAACAGCCCGCCCCCACCAGCAGCACCTTCAGTATTACCCTGCAGATCCTGTCGATCGTCTTCTACACCTTCATTGCCTTCCTCTGCATCGGCCTGCCGATTGCGGTGCTGCCCAGCTATGTGCACGACCAGCTGGGCTTTGGTGCGGTGATCGCCGGGGTGACCATCGGCCTGCAGTACCTTTCCACCCTGCTCAGCCGCCCTTTCGCCGGGCGCGTGGCCGATACCCTGGGGGGCAAGAAGGCGATTGGCTATGGCCTGCTGGGCATCGCCGGTTGCGGGGTGTTGACGCTGCTCTCGGCCTGGTCGCTGCAGGCGCCGCTGCTGAGCCTGGCCCTGCTGCTCGGCGGCCGTGTGCTGCTGGGCCTGGCGCAGGGGCTGATCGGCGTCGCCACCTTGAGCTGGGGCATCAGCCAGGTCGGCCCGGAGCACACGGCGCGGGTAATCTCGTGGAATGGCATCGCCTCGTACGGGGCGATCGCCATCGGTGCGCCAGTCGGTGTGCTGGCGGTCGCAGGCCTGGATTTCAGCGTGCTCGGCCCGGCCTTGCTGGTGTTGGCGTTAGTGGCCTTGCTGGTGCTGCGCAAGCGCCCCGACGTCGTGGTGACGCGTGGCGAGCGGCTACCGTTCTGGTCGGCCTTTGGCCGCGTCGCACCCTGCGGCCTGGGGTTGACCCTGGCGTCGATTGGCTACGGCACCCTGACCACCTTCGTCACCCTTTATTACCTGGAGCGTGGCTGGGTCGGTGCGGCCTGGTGCCTGAGTGCCTTCGGCCTGTGTTTCATCATTTCGCGGCTGCTGTTCGTCAACGCGGTCAACCGCTTTGGCGGCTACAACGTGGCCATGGCCTGCATGGCCACCGAAGTGCTCGGCCTGAGCCTGCTGTGGCTGGCGCCCTCGCCGCCCTGGGCGCTGGTCGGTGCCGGCCTGACGGGCTTCGGCCTGTCGCTGGTGTATCCGGCACTGGGCGTCGAAGCGATCAAGCAGGTGCCGAGCAGCAGCCGTGGTGCGGGGCTGGGGGCCTATGCCGTGTTCTTCGACATGGCACTGGCCATCGCCGGCCCGGTGATGGGCGCGGTGGCGGTGCACCTGGGTTATGCCTCGATTTTCTGCGTCGCGGCGCTGCTGGCCCTGGCCGGGGTCGGCCTGACGCTGCTACTGGCGCGGCGCGGTCGCCGCGGCTGA
- a CDS encoding alpha/beta hydrolase family protein, whose amino-acid sequence MNTPRCLLALLLGGLLAHAEASPWVAGLHYMTLDDPVDARPMQALAFYPSHGTPRNIRIDGYPIDVAEEAPVALGQFPLLVLSHGNTGSPLALHYLATALARQGFVVVAVVHPGDNARDHSRLGTLSNLYGRPLQVSEAITSAREDALLGPYLNDGKVGVIGYSAGGETALILSGAQPDLDRLRRYCLERPGDADACKTHGVLIADRSELAPKADSRVGAVMLMAPLSLMFGRHALAGVKVPALIYSGDSDQLVAVDRNAEELARKLPITPDYRLLAGAGHFVFMARCDEEQHARMPALCKDADGVDRRHIHHSLQRDTAAFFTQALGAPEHAERSAAATAPRQ is encoded by the coding sequence ATGAACACTCCCCGTTGTTTGCTGGCATTGCTGCTCGGTGGCCTGTTGGCCCATGCCGAGGCTTCCCCGTGGGTGGCCGGTCTGCATTACATGACCCTCGACGATCCGGTCGACGCCCGGCCAATGCAGGCTCTGGCGTTCTACCCCTCCCATGGCACACCGCGCAATATCCGCATCGACGGCTATCCCATCGACGTCGCTGAAGAGGCCCCGGTCGCCCTCGGGCAGTTTCCGCTGCTGGTGCTGTCCCACGGCAACACTGGCAGCCCGCTGGCGCTGCATTACCTGGCCACCGCCCTGGCCCGCCAGGGCTTTGTCGTTGTGGCGGTGGTGCACCCAGGCGACAATGCCCGGGACCATAGCCGCCTGGGCACTCTGAGCAATCTTTATGGGCGGCCCTTGCAGGTCAGCGAGGCCATCACGTCCGCCCGTGAAGACGCGTTGCTTGGCCCTTACCTGAATGACGGCAAGGTCGGTGTGATCGGCTATTCGGCCGGCGGTGAAACCGCCTTGATCCTGTCTGGCGCCCAACCTGACCTGGATCGCCTGCGCCGTTATTGCCTCGAGCGCCCAGGTGATGCCGATGCCTGCAAGACCCATGGCGTGCTGATCGCCGACCGCAGCGAGCTGGCGCCCAAGGCCGATTCACGGGTCGGCGCGGTGATGCTGATGGCTCCCTTGAGCCTGATGTTCGGCCGCCATGCCCTGGCCGGGGTGAAGGTGCCCGCGTTGATCTACAGTGGTGACAGTGACCAGTTGGTGGCGGTGGACCGCAATGCCGAGGAACTGGCGCGCAAGCTGCCAATCACCCCGGACTACCGCTTGCTGGCAGGGGCCGGGCACTTCGTGTTCATGGCCCGCTGTGACGAGGAGCAGCATGCGCGCATGCCAGCGCTGTGCAAGGACGCCGATGGTGTCGACCGGCGCCACATCCACCATTCGCTGCAGCGTGATACGGCGGCGTTCTTCACCCAGGCCCTTGGCGCGCCGGAGCACGCCGAGCGCTCAGCCGCGGCGACCGCGCCGCGCCAGTAG
- a CDS encoding DUF1294 domain-containing protein: MARAQNTASSGAERTAGVRNARLKLLLLAGLCLLPVLGAAQMGWSGQTWVPLALYPLVSLISLLLYWQDKRQAQGNTWRTPEKVLHASELLGGWPGALVAQQLFRHKTRKLSYQLVFWGIVLLHQVFWLDYLFLGSRFLPFI, encoded by the coding sequence ATGGCACGGGCACAGAATACGGCGTCAAGCGGCGCCGAACGCACAGCGGGCGTGCGCAATGCACGCCTGAAGCTGTTGCTGCTGGCAGGGCTGTGCCTGTTGCCGGTACTTGGCGCGGCACAGATGGGCTGGAGCGGGCAGACCTGGGTGCCATTGGCGTTGTACCCGCTGGTCAGCCTGATCAGCCTGCTGCTGTACTGGCAGGACAAGCGCCAGGCCCAGGGCAATACCTGGCGCACGCCAGAAAAGGTGCTGCACGCCAGCGAGTTGCTGGGAGGCTGGCCCGGAGCGCTGGTTGCCCAGCAGCTGTTCCGACACAAGACACGCAAACTGTCTTACCAGCTGGTGTTCTGGGGTATCGTGCTGCTGCATCAGGTGTTCTGGCTTGATTACCTGTTCCTGGGCAGCCGATTCCTGCCGTTCATCTGA
- a CDS encoding MexC family multidrug efflux RND transporter periplasmic adaptor subunit, giving the protein MSHLRALGMASCLAAAVALAGCGEQETPPSAANTTVPVQTVTVAAEPLALASTLPGRVEPMRVAEVRARVAGIVLHKRFEEGADVKAGDVLFQIDPAPFKAALSRAEAELARAHSVMLEAQARVRRYQPLVKIEAVSQQDFDSASADLRSGQAAVRSAQADVETAQLNLGYATVKAPISGRIGRALITEGALVGQGDATLMARIQQLDPIYVDFTQSAADALRLRQALKDGALAAGENPALTARVEGTDYQRQGTLMFTDVAVDRGTGQVTLRGRFDNADGILLPGMYVRVLAPQGTDNQAILVPQRAIQRGSDGEARVMLVGKGGIAEVRSVHTGAMQGARWQVTEGLHPGDQVIVGSPAGLAAGMPVAPSPAQQAAAR; this is encoded by the coding sequence ATGAGCCACTTGCGTGCATTAGGAATGGCCAGCTGCCTGGCCGCTGCCGTCGCTTTAGCCGGCTGCGGCGAGCAGGAAACGCCACCGTCCGCCGCCAACACCACCGTTCCCGTCCAGACCGTCACGGTCGCCGCCGAGCCCCTGGCACTGGCCTCGACCCTGCCTGGCCGGGTCGAGCCCATGCGCGTGGCGGAAGTCCGCGCCCGGGTGGCCGGCATCGTCCTGCACAAACGCTTCGAAGAGGGCGCCGACGTCAAGGCCGGTGACGTGCTGTTCCAGATCGATCCAGCGCCATTCAAGGCCGCGCTGTCACGTGCCGAAGCCGAACTGGCGCGGGCCCATTCGGTGATGCTCGAGGCCCAGGCCCGGGTGCGCCGCTACCAGCCGCTGGTGAAGATCGAAGCGGTCAGCCAGCAAGACTTCGACAGCGCCAGCGCCGACCTGCGCAGCGGCCAGGCGGCCGTGCGTTCGGCCCAGGCCGATGTCGAGACGGCGCAGTTGAACCTCGGATACGCCACGGTCAAGGCACCGATCTCCGGCCGCATCGGCCGTGCCCTGATCACCGAAGGCGCCTTGGTCGGGCAGGGCGACGCCACGCTGATGGCGCGCATCCAGCAACTCGACCCGATCTACGTCGATTTCACCCAGTCCGCTGCCGACGCCCTGCGCCTGCGCCAGGCGCTCAAGGACGGTGCGCTGGCGGCAGGTGAAAACCCGGCCCTGACCGCTCGCGTGGAAGGCACCGATTACCAACGCCAGGGCACGCTGATGTTCACTGACGTTGCGGTCGACCGTGGTACCGGCCAGGTGACCCTGCGCGGGCGCTTCGACAACGCCGACGGCATCCTGCTGCCGGGCATGTACGTGCGTGTGCTGGCACCTCAGGGCACCGACAACCAGGCGATCCTGGTGCCGCAGCGCGCCATCCAGCGCGGCAGCGACGGCGAGGCACGGGTGATGCTGGTCGGCAAAGGCGGCATCGCCGAAGTCCGCAGTGTGCATACCGGTGCCATGCAAGGCGCCCGCTGGCAGGTCACCGAAGGCTTGCACCCGGGCGACCAGGTGATCGTCGGCAGCCCGGCGGGCCTGGCGGCCGGCATGCCGGTGGCGCCGTCCC
- a CDS encoding MmcQ/YjbR family DNA-binding protein, whose product MSKQKMTEEQVAAFCLSLPGAREDYKWGGIRVFSVAGNKMFAVLDLAGAGLSFKVADELFLGYCDRPGVRPAPYLARARWISMAPPYPMGRDELCDLLQRSHQLVVRRLPKRLQASLLS is encoded by the coding sequence ATGTCTAAGCAAAAGATGACCGAGGAACAGGTGGCAGCATTCTGCCTGAGCCTGCCGGGCGCGAGGGAGGACTACAAATGGGGCGGTATCCGGGTGTTTTCCGTGGCCGGCAACAAGATGTTCGCCGTGCTCGACCTGGCCGGCGCGGGCTTGTCGTTCAAGGTCGCCGACGAGCTGTTTCTGGGCTATTGCGACCGCCCTGGCGTGCGGCCGGCGCCTTATCTGGCACGTGCCAGGTGGATCAGCATGGCGCCACCCTACCCCATGGGCCGGGATGAACTGTGCGACCTGCTGCAGCGCTCGCACCAGCTGGTGGTGCGACGGCTGCCAAAACGGCTGCAGGCAAGCCTGCTGAGCTGA
- a CDS encoding LysR substrate-binding domain-containing protein gives MQDLNDLFYFAQVVEAGGFAAAGRQLGIPKSRLSRRIAELEERLGTRLLQRTTRQLKLTAVGERYLHHCQAMLLEAEAADEVVASMSSEPRGRLRVSCPVALAHAFLPEVISRFLEQYPQVQLDMVLLNRRVDLISEGIDVALRVRDLGDEDPALVTRRLRQAQMQLVAAPGFADHIREPSELATLPVLGAAEADRLVHFRLHGPNGRQQEIALEPRLAIDDFVVRNAAVRAGLGFTALPSMFCEEELERGELVKLLPDWSLPGGYLQAVYPHRRGLLPAVRAWIDHLAASFEACGERYV, from the coding sequence ATGCAAGACCTCAATGACCTCTTCTATTTTGCCCAGGTGGTCGAAGCCGGCGGCTTTGCTGCGGCCGGGCGCCAGTTGGGCATTCCCAAGTCGCGCCTGTCGCGGCGGATTGCCGAACTGGAAGAACGCCTTGGCACCCGCCTGCTGCAGCGCACCACGCGCCAGCTCAAACTCACGGCCGTTGGCGAGCGCTACCTGCACCATTGCCAGGCCATGCTGCTGGAGGCCGAGGCTGCCGACGAGGTGGTGGCGAGCATGAGCAGCGAACCGCGCGGGCGCCTGCGTGTTTCGTGCCCGGTAGCCCTGGCCCATGCATTCCTGCCAGAGGTGATCAGCCGTTTCCTCGAACAGTACCCGCAGGTGCAGCTGGACATGGTCCTGCTCAACCGCCGTGTCGACCTGATTTCCGAAGGCATCGACGTCGCTCTGCGCGTACGCGACCTGGGCGACGAAGATCCGGCACTGGTGACCCGCCGGCTGCGCCAGGCGCAGATGCAGCTGGTGGCAGCCCCCGGCTTTGCCGACCATATCCGCGAGCCCTCCGAGTTGGCCACGCTCCCTGTGCTGGGCGCCGCCGAAGCCGACCGGCTGGTGCACTTCCGCTTGCACGGGCCCAATGGCCGTCAGCAGGAAATCGCCCTGGAACCACGCCTGGCCATCGACGATTTTGTCGTGCGCAACGCCGCCGTGCGCGCCGGGCTGGGCTTCACCGCCCTGCCCAGCATGTTCTGCGAAGAGGAACTGGAACGCGGCGAGCTGGTGAAGCTGCTGCCGGACTGGTCATTGCCAGGCGGCTACCTGCAAGCGGTCTACCCTCATCGACGTGGCTTGTTGCCGGCCGTGCGGGCATGGATAGACCACCTGGCGGCGTCGTTCGAAGCGTGTGGGGAGCGTTATGTCTAA
- a CDS encoding aspartate aminotransferase family protein: MNAPFQAKLQAQRDTRDYQAGDAAHHIHAFLDQKALNAEGPRVMVGGERLHLWDSDGKRYLDGMSGLWCTQLGYGRKDLTAAAAAQMDQLAYYNMFFHTTHPAVIELSELLFSLLPGHYSHAIYTNSGSEANEVLIRTVRRYWQVVGQPNKKIMIGRWNGYHGSTLAATALGGMKFMHEMGGMIPDVAHIDEPYWYAAGGDLTPAEFGRRCALQLEEKILELGAENVAGFIAEPFQGAGGMIFPPESYWPEIQRICRQYDVLLCADEVIGGFGRTGEWFAHEYFGFEPDTLSIAKGLTSGYVPMGGLVLSKRIAEALVERGGVFAHGLTYSGHPVAAAVAIANLKALRDEGIVRQVKEDTGPYLQRILREVFANHPLIGQVQGAGLVAALQFAEDKGSRKRYANENDLAWQCRTYGFEEGVIIRSTLGRMIMAPALVANHSELDELVEKTRIAVDRTARGLGLL, translated from the coding sequence ATGAACGCACCGTTCCAAGCCAAGCTGCAAGCCCAGCGCGACACCCGTGACTACCAGGCCGGCGATGCCGCCCACCACATCCACGCCTTCCTTGACCAGAAGGCGCTGAACGCCGAAGGCCCGCGGGTGATGGTCGGTGGCGAGCGCCTGCACCTGTGGGACAGCGACGGCAAGCGCTACCTGGACGGCATGTCGGGCCTGTGGTGCACCCAGCTCGGCTACGGCCGCAAGGACCTGACCGCCGCCGCCGCCGCGCAGATGGACCAGCTGGCCTATTACAACATGTTCTTCCACACCACCCACCCGGCGGTGATCGAGCTGTCCGAGCTGCTGTTCAGCCTGCTGCCGGGCCACTACAGCCACGCCATCTACACCAACTCTGGCTCCGAGGCCAACGAGGTGCTGATCCGCACCGTGCGCCGCTACTGGCAAGTGGTCGGCCAGCCGAACAAGAAGATCATGATCGGCCGCTGGAACGGCTATCACGGCTCGACCCTGGCGGCCACCGCGCTGGGCGGCATGAAGTTCATGCACGAAATGGGCGGCATGATCCCGGATGTGGCGCACATCGACGAGCCGTACTGGTACGCCGCTGGTGGTGACCTGACCCCGGCCGAGTTCGGCCGCCGCTGCGCCCTGCAACTGGAAGAGAAGATCCTCGAACTGGGGGCCGAGAACGTCGCCGGTTTCATCGCCGAGCCGTTCCAGGGCGCGGGCGGGATGATCTTCCCGCCGGAAAGCTACTGGCCGGAAATCCAGCGCATCTGCCGCCAGTACGACGTGCTGCTGTGCGCCGATGAAGTGATCGGTGGCTTTGGCCGCACCGGCGAGTGGTTCGCCCACGAATATTTCGGCTTCGAGCCGGACACGCTGTCGATTGCCAAGGGCCTGACCTCGGGTTATGTGCCGATGGGTGGCCTGGTGCTGAGCAAGCGCATTGCCGAGGCACTGGTGGAGCGTGGTGGGGTGTTTGCCCACGGCCTGACCTATTCCGGGCACCCGGTGGCGGCGGCAGTGGCCATTGCCAACCTCAAGGCGCTGCGCGATGAAGGCATCGTGCGCCAGGTCAAGGAAGACACCGGGCCGTACCTGCAGCGCATTCTGCGCGAAGTGTTTGCCAACCACCCGCTGATTGGCCAGGTGCAAGGAGCCGGCCTGGTGGCGGCGCTGCAGTTCGCCGAGGACAAGGGCAGCCGCAAGCGCTATGCCAATGAGAATGACCTGGCTTGGCAGTGCCGCACTTATGGTTTCGAGGAGGGGGTGATCATTCGTTCTACCCTGGGGCGGATGATCATGGCGCCGGCGCTGGTGGCTAATCACAGCGAGCTGGATGAGCTGGTGGAGAAGACTCGGATTGCGGTGGACCGCACTGCACGTGGGTTGGGATTGTTGTAA
- a CDS encoding FMN-dependent NADH-azoreductase, translating to MKLLHIDSSILGDNSASRQLSREVVEAWKAADPSIEVVYRDLAADAIAHFSSATLVAAGTPEEARDAAQAFEAKLSAETLEEFLAADAVVIGAPMYNFSVPTQLKAWIDRVAVAGKTFRYTEAGPEGLCGNKKVVLVSTAGGLHAGQPTGVGHEDFLKVFLGFIGITDLEVVRAHGLAYGPEHRTQAIDAAQAQIANELFAAA from the coding sequence ATGAAACTGTTGCATATCGATTCGAGCATCCTGGGCGACAATTCCGCCTCTCGCCAACTGAGCCGCGAAGTGGTCGAAGCCTGGAAAGCCGCAGACCCGAGCATCGAAGTGGTCTACCGTGACCTGGCCGCCGACGCCATCGCCCACTTCTCGTCCGCCACCCTGGTGGCTGCCGGTACCCCGGAAGAAGCCCGTGACGCCGCCCAGGCCTTCGAAGCCAAGCTGAGCGCCGAAACCCTGGAAGAATTCCTCGCCGCCGACGCCGTGGTGATTGGCGCACCGATGTACAACTTCAGCGTGCCGACCCAGCTCAAGGCCTGGATCGACCGCGTGGCCGTCGCCGGCAAGACCTTCCGTTACACCGAAGCCGGCCCGGAAGGCCTGTGCGGCAACAAGAAAGTGGTGCTGGTCTCCACCGCGGGTGGCCTGCACGCTGGCCAGCCGACCGGTGTTGGTCATGAAGACTTCCTCAAGGTGTTCCTCGGCTTCATCGGCATCACCGACCTGGAAGTGGTCCGTGCCCACGGCCTGGCCTATGGCCCGGAACACCGTACCCAGGCAATCGACGCCGCCCAGGCGCAGATCGCCAACGAGCTGTTCGCCGCAGCCTGA